In Lacrimispora indolis DSM 755, a genomic segment contains:
- a CDS encoding L-ribulose-5-phosphate 3-epimerase, whose amino-acid sequence MTSHGVYRLGLYEKSMPGELSFEEKLKAAKDTGYDFIEMSIDETEEKINRLNFGDAKILMLQSLSLDTGIRFESICFSAQRKFPLGSLLEGAAEAAVELFKKCVDFAVKMGIRIIQAQGYDCYYGETSSAETRKEFLSNLMLCMEYASAHGVTVGFETMENEFMNTVEKAMYYVDQTKMPYLSVYPDVGNIWNGTDDIYRDLECGRSHICSVHLKETLPGKFREIPYGEGQVDFEKVIQKTRQLGINRYVAEFWYTGEGDYRDTLKKNNRFLKGHLDAAYAGEV is encoded by the coding sequence ATGACTAGTCATGGAGTTTATCGGTTAGGCTTGTATGAAAAAAGCATGCCGGGAGAGTTATCCTTTGAAGAAAAGCTGAAAGCAGCAAAAGATACAGGGTATGACTTTATTGAAATGAGTATCGATGAAACCGAAGAAAAAATCAATCGGCTTAATTTTGGCGATGCAAAGATTCTGATGCTTCAATCCCTTTCGCTGGATACTGGCATCCGGTTTGAATCCATCTGCTTTAGTGCCCAGCGAAAGTTCCCGCTGGGCAGCCTTCTTGAGGGGGCGGCAGAAGCAGCTGTGGAGCTTTTTAAAAAGTGTGTGGATTTTGCTGTAAAAATGGGAATACGCATCATACAGGCACAGGGGTATGATTGTTATTATGGGGAGACATCCTCAGCAGAAACCAGGAAAGAATTTCTGAGTAATTTAATGCTGTGCATGGAGTATGCCTCTGCCCATGGAGTCACCGTTGGATTTGAAACCATGGAAAACGAGTTTATGAATACGGTTGAAAAAGCCATGTATTACGTGGATCAGACAAAAATGCCCTATCTTTCCGTATACCCTGATGTGGGAAATATATGGAATGGGACCGATGATATATACCGGGATTTAGAATGCGGGCGCAGCCATATCTGTTCGGTTCATCTAAAGGAAACTCTGCCAGGAAAGTTCCGGGAGATTCCCTATGGGGAGGGTCAGGTGGATTTTGAAAAAGTCATCCAAAAGACCAGACAGTTAGGGATCAACCGGTACGTAGCGGAATTCTGGTATACAGGTGAAGGGGATTACCGTGATACCCTTAAAAAAAACAACCGGTTTTTAAAAGGGCATCTGGATGCTGCTTACGCAGGGGAGGTGTGA
- a CDS encoding FGGY-family carbohydrate kinase has protein sequence MKQYVMGLDNGGTMTKAALFDLKGNQISAFSAGTPIETPKSGYTERDMDLLWENNLICMKGAVEHAGINPADIIGVSVCGHGKGLYAWGRDGRPAYRGIVSTDTRAWEYTEKWYKNGVFDHIYERICQQLMPCQQAALLAWLKDHNRDVYDKILWVFSVKDYIRFRLTGEAYCEATDISGSGLLNVRDKVFDRELLESYGIGEVYEKLAPLKYSHDLCGKLTCEAAERTGLLEGTPVAGGMFDIDACAIAMDITKPERLCTIAGTWSINEFIAEKPVLHGPVAMNSLFAIPGYYLLEECSATSAGNLEWCMDNLIDFSGRQDGESKYDFLSRQVQSVLPEECDVYFLPFLYSSNAHPLGKGSLVGLTTYHKNAHIIRAVYEGVVYSHKTHIDKLLKVREKPEAIRMAGGVVNSPVWVQMFADVLGIPIETIKAKELGALGCAMAATVAAGRFTDYEEAARNMVHVEKKVMPDMEKHKIYLKKFKKYTAVKEALDMVWPLFTV, from the coding sequence ATGAAACAATATGTAATGGGTCTGGATAACGGAGGTACTATGACAAAGGCCGCTTTATTTGACCTTAAGGGAAATCAGATCAGTGCTTTTTCGGCCGGTACGCCGATAGAAACTCCTAAATCCGGTTATACGGAGCGGGATATGGATCTATTGTGGGAGAATAACCTTATCTGCATGAAGGGGGCAGTGGAACATGCCGGTATTAATCCTGCTGATATCATTGGAGTATCCGTGTGCGGGCACGGCAAGGGCCTTTACGCCTGGGGCAGGGATGGACGCCCGGCTTACAGGGGAATCGTATCCACTGATACAAGGGCCTGGGAATATACGGAAAAATGGTATAAGAACGGAGTTTTTGACCATATATATGAGCGGATATGCCAGCAGCTGATGCCCTGTCAGCAGGCAGCCCTGCTTGCATGGCTGAAGGATCATAACAGAGACGTTTATGACAAGATCCTGTGGGTGTTTTCGGTGAAAGACTATATCCGTTTCCGGCTCACAGGGGAAGCCTATTGTGAAGCCACCGATATATCCGGCTCCGGTCTTCTCAATGTGCGGGATAAGGTATTTGACAGAGAACTATTGGAAAGCTATGGGATCGGAGAAGTGTATGAAAAGCTGGCTCCCCTTAAGTATTCCCATGATCTGTGCGGGAAGCTGACTTGTGAAGCTGCCGAAAGAACCGGCCTTTTGGAAGGAACACCTGTAGCAGGCGGGATGTTTGATATTGATGCCTGTGCCATTGCAATGGATATTACAAAGCCGGAACGGCTTTGCACCATCGCAGGTACCTGGAGCATCAATGAATTTATTGCGGAAAAACCGGTGCTCCATGGGCCGGTTGCCATGAATTCCCTTTTTGCCATACCAGGGTATTATCTCCTGGAAGAGTGCAGTGCCACCTCGGCGGGAAACTTAGAATGGTGTATGGATAACCTGATTGATTTCAGCGGGAGGCAGGATGGGGAAAGTAAATATGACTTTTTAAGCCGTCAGGTTCAGTCTGTTCTGCCGGAAGAGTGCGACGTATATTTCCTGCCCTTCCTATACAGCTCCAATGCCCATCCCTTGGGCAAGGGAAGTCTGGTGGGGCTGACTACATATCATAAAAATGCCCACATCATCAGGGCTGTTTATGAAGGGGTCGTCTATTCCCATAAAACCCACATCGATAAGCTTCTTAAAGTAAGGGAAAAACCGGAAGCCATCCGTATGGCAGGCGGAGTTGTGAATTCCCCGGTATGGGTCCAGATGTTTGCGGATGTTCTGGGGATTCCCATTGAAACCATCAAAGCAAAGGAACTGGGAGCATTGGGCTGCGCTATGGCTGCCACTGTGGCTGCCGGAAGATTCACAGATTATGAAGAGGCGGCCCGGAATATGGTTCATGTGGAGAAAAAGGTAATGCCGGATATGGAAAAACACAAAATTTATTTAAAAAAATTTAAAAAGTATACGGCAGTCAAAGAAGCTCTTGACATGGTCTGGCCGTTGTTTACTGTGTAA
- a CDS encoding xylulokinase, which translates to MDLDVSAIREAIENGRASLGIELGSTRIKAVLIGENHIPLACGGYDWENRFEDRVWTYSLEEVKRGLTGCYRNLAEDVKKTYGVELKVLGSLGISGMMHGYLVFDKYGRQLAPFRTWRNTITGEASARLTEIFAYPIPQRWSIAHLYQSMLNQEDHVKDMGFMTTLSGYVHWLLTGQKVLGVGDASGMFPIDIQTRDFNSRMLDQFDRLAADTGYSWKLHDILPKVLSAGENAGVLSPEGAGLLDPSGQLKYGVPLCPPEGDAGTGMAATNSVRPRTGNVSAGTSVFSMIVLEKELAHVYEEIDLVTTPAGDLVAMVHCNNCTSDLNAWISLFGEFLDEMGYKAETGYVFSVLYNLALTGDKDCGGLLSYGYLAGEHITGFDEGRPLFVRMPDSRFNLANFIRVHLFTSLGALKTGMDILFKKEGVKLDLVFGHGGLFKTKGVGQSVMAAAMNVPVSVMDTAGEGGAWGIALLASYMIHREEGETLEHYLENRVFSGESGNQVMPDPEDTAGFEIFMERYTGGLAIERAAVEVMKPFSNEFNRIR; encoded by the coding sequence ATGGATTTGGATGTTTCTGCAATCAGGGAAGCCATTGAAAACGGAAGAGCTTCTTTGGGGATTGAACTTGGTTCTACCAGAATCAAGGCTGTGCTCATCGGGGAAAATCATATTCCTCTTGCTTGCGGAGGCTATGACTGGGAAAACCGGTTTGAGGACCGGGTCTGGACGTACAGCCTGGAGGAAGTGAAAAGGGGCCTTACCGGCTGCTACAGGAATCTGGCAGAGGATGTAAAGAAAACATACGGTGTGGAGCTGAAGGTATTAGGTTCTCTTGGAATCAGCGGCATGATGCATGGGTATCTGGTGTTTGACAAGTATGGCAGGCAGCTTGCTCCCTTCCGGACCTGGCGTAATACCATAACCGGAGAGGCCTCTGCCAGGCTGACGGAAATTTTTGCTTATCCCATTCCTCAGAGATGGAGCATTGCCCATTTGTATCAGTCCATGCTGAACCAGGAGGACCATGTGAAGGATATGGGTTTTATGACGACTTTATCCGGTTATGTTCACTGGCTTCTTACGGGACAAAAAGTTTTGGGAGTAGGAGATGCCTCCGGGATGTTTCCCATAGATATCCAAACCAGGGATTTTAACAGCCGTATGCTGGATCAGTTTGACCGGTTGGCTGCAGACACGGGATATTCCTGGAAGCTTCATGATATACTTCCAAAGGTATTATCAGCAGGGGAAAATGCCGGCGTCCTGTCTCCGGAAGGCGCCGGACTTCTGGATCCTTCCGGTCAGCTAAAGTACGGCGTTCCCCTTTGCCCTCCGGAAGGTGATGCGGGAACAGGAATGGCGGCCACCAACAGTGTGAGACCAAGGACCGGCAATGTGTCCGCAGGCACCAGTGTATTTTCCATGATCGTACTGGAAAAGGAGCTGGCCCATGTTTATGAGGAAATTGACTTAGTCACCACCCCTGCCGGTGATCTGGTGGCAATGGTACATTGCAACAACTGTACTTCAGATTTAAACGCATGGATATCTTTATTTGGAGAATTTCTGGATGAAATGGGTTATAAGGCGGAGACCGGATATGTGTTTTCCGTGTTATATAATCTGGCATTGACAGGAGATAAGGACTGCGGTGGACTTTTATCCTACGGTTACTTAGCGGGAGAGCATATCACCGGATTTGACGAAGGAAGGCCCTTGTTTGTACGCATGCCTGACAGCCGGTTTAACCTGGCTAATTTTATCAGGGTCCATCTGTTTACCTCTTTAGGTGCATTAAAAACAGGGATGGATATCCTCTTTAAGAAGGAGGGGGTAAAACTGGACCTGGTGTTTGGTCACGGAGGCCTGTTTAAGACAAAAGGCGTGGGGCAAAGCGTGATGGCAGCGGCGATGAATGTGCCGGTTTCCGTTATGGACACAGCCGGGGAAGGGGGAGCCTGGGGAATTGCTCTGCTGGCTTCCTATATGATTCACAGGGAAGAAGGAGAAACATTGGAGCATTATCTTGAAAACCGGGTATTTTCCGGCGAGAGCGGAAACCAGGTAATGCCGGATCCTGAGGATACAGCCGGATTTGAGATATTTATGGAGCGTTATACCGGAGGATTGGCCATAGAACGGGCAGCTGTAGAAGTGATGAAGCCTTTTTCCAATGAGTTTAACCGAATCAGGTAA
- the spoIVA gene encoding stage IV sporulation protein A, translating into MDNYNVYNDIKARTNGEIYIGVVGPVRTGKSTFIKRFMELMVLPGMEDEHQKTQTRDELPQSAAGKTIMTTEPKFIPKEAAVIRLGDEIETKVRLIDCVGFMVDGAAGHIENDEERLVKTPWFDYEIPFTKAAEIGTRKVINDHSTIGVVITTDGSIGELKRPNYIAAEERTVQELKNLGKPFIILLNSSKPYSDETTALSKDISQKYGVTVMPINCEQLKKDDVNNILERVLKEFPVTEMDFFIPKWLEILPATHWLKAQVIQAAKDMVKKVSHMKDVSSELFDGSADSVRSIKVQNMNMADGSVSVAMDVDDSYYYQILSDYVGLPIEGEYQLMQTLSELAKMKAEYEKVNQAMSQVRFKGYGIVTPERSEIILDEPEVIKHGNKYGVKMRAEAPSINLIKAHIQTEIAPIVGSEQQAEDLIAYIKENARESEEGIWNTNIFGKSIEQIVEDGIQAKVSQLTEDCQIKLQDTLQKIINDSNGGMICIII; encoded by the coding sequence ATGGACAATTATAACGTATACAATGATATCAAAGCCCGAACCAACGGAGAAATCTACATTGGAGTTGTGGGGCCGGTAAGAACAGGAAAATCGACTTTTATCAAGCGTTTTATGGAATTAATGGTTCTGCCGGGCATGGAGGATGAACACCAGAAAACTCAGACAAGGGACGAACTGCCCCAGAGCGCGGCAGGAAAAACCATCATGACCACGGAACCAAAATTCATCCCAAAGGAAGCTGCCGTTATCCGCCTGGGAGATGAGATCGAAACAAAAGTCCGCTTAATCGACTGCGTCGGCTTTATGGTAGACGGTGCTGCCGGCCACATTGAAAACGACGAAGAGCGGCTTGTAAAAACTCCCTGGTTTGATTATGAGATTCCTTTTACAAAAGCAGCGGAAATCGGAACCAGAAAGGTCATCAATGACCATTCCACCATTGGTGTGGTCATCACTACAGACGGTTCCATCGGGGAATTGAAGCGTCCCAACTACATAGCAGCGGAAGAACGCACCGTTCAGGAACTGAAAAATCTGGGAAAACCGTTTATCATCCTGCTTAATTCTTCCAAGCCATATTCTGATGAAACCACAGCCCTCTCAAAGGATATCAGTCAGAAATATGGGGTGACGGTCATGCCCATTAACTGTGAACAGCTGAAAAAAGATGACGTGAACAACATCCTGGAACGGGTGTTAAAGGAATTCCCCGTGACAGAGATGGATTTCTTCATTCCAAAATGGCTTGAAATCCTCCCTGCAACCCATTGGCTGAAAGCCCAGGTCATCCAGGCCGCAAAGGATATGGTTAAAAAAGTCTCCCATATGAAGGACGTATCCTCCGAATTATTTGACGGATCAGCGGACAGTGTCCGGTCCATCAAGGTTCAGAACATGAATATGGCGGATGGAAGCGTTTCCGTTGCAATGGATGTGGATGACAGTTATTATTATCAGATTTTAAGCGATTACGTAGGGCTTCCCATTGAGGGAGAATATCAGTTAATGCAGACCTTAAGCGAGCTTGCAAAAATGAAGGCAGAATATGAAAAGGTCAATCAGGCCATGAGTCAGGTACGCTTTAAAGGGTATGGAATTGTGACTCCGGAACGGTCCGAGATCATCCTGGATGAACCGGAAGTGATCAAGCACGGAAATAAATACGGCGTAAAAATGCGTGCAGAGGCTCCTTCCATCAATCTCATCAAGGCTCATATCCAGACGGAGATCGCTCCTATTGTGGGAAGCGAACAGCAGGCAGAGGACTTGATCGCCTATATCAAAGAAAATGCAAGAGAAAGCGAAGAAGGAATATGGAATACCAATATTTTCGGAAAATCCATTGAACAGATCGTGGAAGACGGCATTCAGGCTAAAGTCTCCCAGCTTACGGAAGACTGTCAAATAAAACTTCAGGACACCCTCCAAAAAATTATTAATGATAGTAATGGCGGTATGATTTGCATTATTATCTAA